GCCGCCGAGCCTCCGCTCGTCAGCAGTCCGCCCGCACTCTCCGGATAGCCAATCCAGCGCCGAAACCAGTCGATCACGACAAGCTCCAGCTGACTCGGACCGCTCGAAGTCAGCCAGGAGCACTGGTTGACATTAAATCCGGCAATCATAAAATCGGCCAGCACTCCGGGCCAAGTGGGCTGCGAGGGGATAAATCCAAAACAACGCGGGTGGTCCAAGCGCAGTGCGATCGGAAGGATCTCGTTTGCGGCCTCCTCGATCACTTGCGAGGCTGAACGGCTCTCCTCGGGTGGAGGCTTGAGCAGCCGATCCTCAAGTTCTCGTCGGAACTCTCCATCCCATGCACCTTCTTCGGGCAAGTTCTCAATGCGTTGCACTACCAATTCTGCCGTTTGGCGTGCAAGTTCCAGCATCTGTTCCGGTGACATACTGAGATCGCTTTTGACCCCACCATCACCGTCTTTTGCTTTGCTCATCGCATGTCCTCACGGGCATAAAGGTGAAGTGCGCCGGATAAGAAAACAAACAATGCGGGTGCAAGTATAAAAAGTGCCTGTCCGCTTCTGCTTTCTACAGTGGAACACATTTCTGCTGAAATTTTTATTAATTTTCTCCCTTTTTTAACTCGGTTAAACAATAAGGAGCAATCCAAACCTGTTTAACGCAGAGGAAATATTGTCGGGAGTAACGGTAATCATACAATCTTTGGAAAAAGTCGAAACCCCTTTACATTCGGTCTGAACATTACCAACAAGCAGGAATGTGGTAGTATCAGATATTGTGATCGATATCTCGGCACTTATTGCAGCGATTAAAGGAGAAACTGAATGAACTCAACAACAAAACCATTCCACCTTATCATCAACGGCAAGAAGGTCCCTACCGGGCGATGCTTTGAAGTGCTGAATCCCGCTAACGAAGAAGTGGCCGGGCTTGCGTCGCTGGCAAGAAAGAAAGATCTGGATGATGCCGTGCGAGCCGCCCAGACGGCGTTTGAAAAATGGCGCGAAGTGCCCGAATCGCAAAGACAGGCAGCATGTCTGGAAATTGCCTCCAAAATCGAGGAAAACACAGAGGAACTCGCCCGCATTCTGACCGCTGAGCAGGGCAAGCCCCTAAATGGCCTAGGCTCACGCTGGGAAATCGGCGCCGCGGTAGCATGGACTCGCTACACGGCCAGCCTTTCCCTGCCGGTTAAGGTCATTCAGGACAACGATGAGGGAAGGGTCGAGCTTCACCGCAAGCCGATCGGTGTCGTGGGCTCGATTACTCCCTGGAACTTTCCGGTTCTGATCGCAATCTGGCATATCGTTCCTGCTGTTCTCTCGGGCAACACGGTAGTGTCCAAGCCCTCCCCCTTTACGCCCCTGTCAACGCTGCGCCTTGTTGAACTCATGAACGAGGTGCTGCCAGAAGGCGTGGTCAACTGCATTGCCGGTAAAGACAGGCTGGGCGCCGCAATGACGGCGCATGAAGGGATCGGCAAGATTGTTTTCACCGGTTCCTGCGCAACCGGCCAGAAGATCATGGCGAACTCTGCGGAAACCATGAAGCGGCTTACTCTTGAACTAGGGGGAAACGACGCTGGAATCGTTCTTCCGGACGTCGATCCCAAGCAGATCGCCGAAGGGCTTTTCTGGGGCGCGTTCATCAATAGCGGCCAGACCTGCGCGGCGTTAAAACGGCTCTACGTTCATGATGATGTGTACGATGAGGTCTGCGGTGAACTGGTTGAACTCGCCCGAAAGATGAAGGTTGGCGAGGGTACGAACGAGGATGTCGTTCTGGGTCCGGTCCAGAACCGAAAGCAGTACGATATTGTGGCCAGATTGGTGCGAAGCGCGGAGTCCAAGGGACGCGTTCTCCTGGGCGGAGACCCCGGAGAGATACGGGAAGAAATGGGCGGGAAGGGATATTTTTATCCCCTCACGATCATAGCCGACCTGGAAAACGGAGACCCCTTGGTTGATCAGGAACAGTTCGGTCCCGTTCTGCCGATCATCCGCTATCACCATATTGAGGAAGCGATCGAGAAGGCAAACGACAATCCGAACGGTCTCGGGGGTTCGGTCTGGAGCCAGGACATAGAAAAGGCAAGAGAGATCGCGAACCGGATGGAATGCGGTTCGGTCTGGATAAACAAGCACGGAATGATCCAGCCCAACGCCCCGTTCGGCGGGGTAAAACGCTCGGGCTTCGGTGTTGAATTCGCAGAGGAAGGTCTGGTGGAATACACGGATATTCAGGTTGTCTTTTCCTGAGCCGCCCCGGCGTCAGCTTCCCTCAATCCTAGTATTTGCGTAAACCCTCCGGAACAAACCACTCCAAGGCCGGAAACTCTTTAGTCAATTAACAAGACTCGGGATAGCACTCTGAGTTCTTTGCAGATTCAGATCCGCAAATGCCAGCATTATCTCTCTATCAACCCCAGAACATCAAAGATTTTAATAGCACTTGACAACTGAATGTCTTGCTTTTGCTGCTCAAAACGCGAGACCGTCGGTTGACTCACCTCCGCTATAGTGGCTAAGCGACGTTGAGAGATTTTTCGTTCCTTGCGCCGCTTTATGGCCTCTTTGACAAGTAAGTTCCAATTGAGTCGAATGTTCCGTTCCATCTTTTCTCCATTTGCTGATGCAGTTTGTCTTTGATGTCCTGGCCGACATTCTTCGAGCCATCAACAGCGCCGTGGGCTTTGTTGAGACGGCTGGCGAGGTCAGAAACCGCCAGCATAACTGCTTTGTCGGGCAGGCCGAACAGTTTGCCCAGCCGGACTATGTTCTTCGGACCGATGCTGCCGATTTTCATGTTCTCAACTCTTTCAATCCCTAGTGCCAATGTCTGGTATTCCGGGTAGCAGGCGGCTGCAACAAGATCATAGCAGGGCGCAAGGCGCAACAACCCACTTTCTGTGTGCTCCATGGCGAAGTTTTTAAGATGCGCGTCCGTATTTCCCGTGAGAATACAGGCCATTACCCGGCGAAACAGGGTATCGCACTCTGCCCGCAGGCATATGTCGCCGTTTTGGATGATAAAATCGGCCATGTGCTCGTAGCAGGCCTCATATTTATCCTCCGAGCGGTTGCCGAGCAACTGGTTAAATTCCTCGAAGTGAATTTGCTTGCCGTCTTCAGTCCTGTCAAACCGTTTGACGAGCAGAGATCTCTCA
This DNA window, taken from Candidatus Dadabacteria bacterium, encodes the following:
- a CDS encoding aldehyde dehydrogenase family protein — protein: MNSTTKPFHLIINGKKVPTGRCFEVLNPANEEVAGLASLARKKDLDDAVRAAQTAFEKWREVPESQRQAACLEIASKIEENTEELARILTAEQGKPLNGLGSRWEIGAAVAWTRYTASLSLPVKVIQDNDEGRVELHRKPIGVVGSITPWNFPVLIAIWHIVPAVLSGNTVVSKPSPFTPLSTLRLVELMNEVLPEGVVNCIAGKDRLGAAMTAHEGIGKIVFTGSCATGQKIMANSAETMKRLTLELGGNDAGIVLPDVDPKQIAEGLFWGAFINSGQTCAALKRLYVHDDVYDEVCGELVELARKMKVGEGTNEDVVLGPVQNRKQYDIVARLVRSAESKGRVLLGGDPGEIREEMGGKGYFYPLTIIADLENGDPLVDQEQFGPVLPIIRYHHIEEAIEKANDNPNGLGGSVWSQDIEKAREIANRMECGSVWINKHGMIQPNAPFGGVKRSGFGVEFAEEGLVEYTDIQVVFS
- a CDS encoding helix-turn-helix transcriptional regulator translates to MERNIRLNWNLLVKEAIKRRKERKISQRRLATIAEVSQPTVSRFEQQKQDIQLSSAIKIFDVLGLIER